One region of Cyanobium sp. M30B3 genomic DNA includes:
- a CDS encoding TIGR03279 family radical SAM protein gives MWNEPSAGIAVVEPADGSAPRLPQPAVVATVEPGSIGEELGFQPGDRLLSINGQRPRDLIDLQFLVGDEELVLEVEDPDGSLHTVEIEKDLDEGLGLGFTEALFDGLRQCNNACPFCFIDQQPPGKRRSLYLKDDDYRLSFLYGSYLTLTNLTEADWRRIETQRLSPLFVSVHATEPELRSRLLVNPRAGLLLEQLRWFQQRDLQIHAQVVVCPGLNDGAALERTLRDLAGFAGGDWPAVLSAAVVPVGLTRFRPPGDDLVPVDRAAARAVIALVEPLQAEFQQRLGSRFAWLSDEWYLIAGLPLPPRASYEDLPQQENGVGSIRAFLEELDRATAVLPGRIARPRRLSWVVGQLVAEALQPVVRRLNAIEGLELSLHGLPSPYWGQEQVVTGLLTGSDLQEGLRGRDLGQGLLLPAVTLRQGEPMFLDDMSLAELEQALEIPIHPVGGAADLVAVCCASFNSPGDP, from the coding sequence ATGTGGAACGAACCCTCCGCCGGAATTGCCGTCGTCGAGCCCGCCGATGGCAGTGCGCCCCGGCTGCCCCAGCCGGCCGTGGTGGCCACGGTGGAACCGGGCTCGATCGGCGAGGAGCTGGGCTTCCAGCCCGGCGACAGGCTGCTGAGCATCAACGGCCAGCGCCCCCGCGACCTGATCGACCTGCAGTTTCTGGTGGGCGACGAGGAGCTGGTGCTGGAGGTGGAAGACCCCGACGGCAGCCTCCATACGGTGGAGATCGAGAAGGACCTCGACGAGGGCCTGGGCCTGGGCTTCACCGAGGCCCTGTTCGATGGGCTCAGGCAGTGCAACAACGCCTGCCCCTTCTGCTTCATCGACCAGCAGCCACCGGGGAAGCGCCGCAGCCTCTACCTCAAGGACGACGACTACCGGCTCAGCTTTCTCTACGGCTCCTACCTCACCCTCACCAACCTCACTGAGGCCGACTGGCGCCGCATCGAGACCCAGCGCCTCTCGCCCCTGTTCGTGTCGGTGCACGCCACCGAGCCCGAGCTGCGCAGCCGCCTGCTGGTGAATCCGCGCGCCGGCCTGCTGCTGGAGCAGCTGCGCTGGTTCCAGCAGCGGGATCTGCAGATCCACGCCCAGGTGGTGGTGTGCCCCGGGCTCAACGACGGAGCGGCCCTGGAGCGCACGTTGCGCGATCTGGCCGGCTTTGCCGGCGGCGACTGGCCGGCGGTGCTCTCGGCAGCCGTGGTGCCCGTGGGCCTCACCCGCTTCCGGCCGCCTGGCGATGACCTGGTGCCGGTGGACCGGGCGGCGGCCCGGGCCGTGATCGCCCTGGTGGAGCCGCTGCAGGCGGAGTTCCAGCAGCGCCTGGGCAGCCGCTTCGCCTGGCTCTCCGATGAGTGGTACCTGATCGCTGGCCTGCCCCTGCCGCCGCGCGCCAGCTACGAGGATCTGCCCCAGCAGGAAAACGGTGTGGGCAGCATCCGGGCCTTCCTCGAGGAGCTGGATCGGGCCACCGCTGTCCTGCCAGGGCGCATCGCGCGGCCCCGGCGTCTCAGTTGGGTGGTGGGCCAGCTGGTCGCCGAGGCGCTGCAGCCCGTGGTGCGGAGGCTCAATGCCATCGAGGGCCTGGAGCTGAGCCTGCATGGACTGCCCAGTCCCTACTGGGGGCAGGAGCAGGTGGTCACCGGGCTGCTCACCGGTTCCGACCTGCAGGAAGGGCTCAGGGGGCGGGATCTCGGCCAGGGATTGCTGCTGCCAGCGGTCACCCTGCGCCAGGGGGAGCCTATGTTTCTGGATGACATGTCCCTGGCGGAGCTGGAACAGGCACTTGAGATTCCCATCCATCCGGTGGGTGGTGCGGCTGACCTGGTGGCTGTCTGTTGCGCATCCTTCAATTCTCCAGGAGATCCTTAA